One Fusobacterium nucleatum genomic window carries:
- the msrAB gene encoding bifunctional peptide-methionine (S)-S-oxide reductase MsrA/peptide-methionine (R)-S-oxide reductase MsrB, whose amino-acid sequence MKKIILPLIFVFLIGTFVFAKMLSSNVNKETEAEKDLLESIQLIDMNGNDYAFSRDKNIYIKFWASWCPTCLAGLEELDRLAGETNNFEVVTVVFPGINGEKNPAKFKEWYDTLGYKNIKVLYDTDGKLLQIFKIRALPTSAIIYKDLKIDNIIVGHISNGQIKDYYEGKGENITMEDKTKNMINNVNKEDIKDIYLAGGCFWGVEEYFARIDGVIDSVSGYANGSFDNPTYENVCNNSGHAETVHITYDSTKVSLDTLLKYYFRIIDPTSVNKQGNDRGVQYRTGIYYQNDEDKQIALNAIKEEQKKYSKPIVIEVEKLKRFDKAEEYHQDYLKKNPNGYCHINLNKASEAIIDEKKYQKPSDDVLKEKLSTLEYQVTQEAATERAFTHEYYKNQEDGIYVDITTGEPLFSSKDKYDAGCGWPSFTKPIATEVVNYKKDSSHGMNRVEVRSRAGEAHLGHVFEDGPRDKGGLRYCINGASLRFIPYDKMDEEGYGEFKKYVK is encoded by the coding sequence ATGAAAAAAATTATTTTACCTTTAATTTTTGTATTTTTGATTGGAACATTTGTTTTTGCTAAAATGCTTAGTAGCAATGTAAATAAGGAAACGGAGGCTGAAAAAGACTTGTTAGAAAGTATACAATTAATAGATATGAATGGAAATGACTATGCTTTTTCAAGAGACAAAAATATTTATATAAAATTTTGGGCTTCTTGGTGTCCAACTTGTTTAGCAGGATTAGAAGAACTTGATAGATTAGCAGGAGAAACTAATAATTTTGAAGTAGTTACTGTTGTTTTTCCAGGAATAAATGGAGAAAAAAATCCTGCTAAATTTAAGGAGTGGTATGATACATTAGGTTACAAAAATATTAAAGTTTTATATGATACTGATGGAAAATTATTACAAATATTTAAAATTAGAGCCTTACCTACATCTGCAATTATATATAAAGATTTAAAAATTGATAATATTATTGTAGGACATATAAGTAATGGACAGATCAAAGACTATTATGAAGGGAAAGGAGAAAATATAACTATGGAAGATAAGACAAAAAATATGATAAATAATGTTAATAAAGAAGATATAAAAGATATATATTTAGCTGGTGGTTGTTTCTGGGGAGTTGAAGAATATTTTGCTAGAATAGATGGAGTTATTGATTCAGTTTCAGGTTATGCAAATGGTTCTTTTGATAATCCAACTTATGAAAATGTTTGTAATAACTCTGGACATGCTGAAACTGTTCATATTACCTATGATTCTACAAAAGTTTCTTTAGATACTCTATTAAAATATTATTTCAGAATAATAGATCCTACTTCTGTAAATAAACAAGGTAATGACAGAGGAGTTCAATATAGAACTGGTATTTATTATCAAAATGATGAAGACAAACAAATTGCTTTAAATGCAATAAAAGAAGAACAAAAAAAATATTCTAAACCTATTGTTATTGAAGTTGAAAAATTAAAAAGATTTGATAAGGCAGAAGAATACCATCAAGATTATTTAAAGAAAAATCCTAATGGATATTGCCATATAAATTTAAATAAAGCTAGTGAAGCTATAATTGATGAAAAAAAATACCAAAAACCTAGTGATGATGTTTTAAAAGAAAAATTATCTACATTAGAATATCAAGTTACACAAGAAGCAGCAACTGAAAGAGCATTTACTCATGAATACTATAAAAATCAAGAGGATGGAATTTATGTGGATATTACAACAGGAGAACCTCTATTTAGCTCAAAAGATAAATATGATGCAGGTTGTGGTTGGCCAAGTTTTACTAAGCCAATTGCAACAGAAGTTGTAAATTACAAAAAAGATAGTTCACATGGAATGAATAGAGTTGAAGTTAGAAGTAGAGCTGGTGAAGCTCATTTAGGGCATGTTTTTGAAGATGGACCAAGAGATAAAGGTGGACTTAGATATTGTATCAATGGAGCTTCTTTAAGATTTATTCCTTATGATAAAATGGATGAAGAAGGCTATGGAGAATTTAAAAAATATGTAAAATAA
- the glgD gene encoding glucose-1-phosphate adenylyltransferase subunit GlgD codes for MIRSYMAIIYLGDSKENISPLTKARALASIPVGGSYRIIDFALSNVVNAGIRNVGLFCGNEELNSLTDHIGMGAEWDLARKKDGIFIFKRMLDDNFSLNQARISKNMEYFFRSTQQNIVVLNAHMVYNLDVSDLIEKHEASGKEITMVYKKVKKANEHFNHCSSVKIDENNRVIGIGQNLFFKEEENISLDAFVLSKELMLKLLVDSIQEGKYNVLSEIIARNLPSLNINAYEFKGYLQCINSTREYFDFNMNLLKSEIRDDVFGVKSGRKILTKVKDTPPTLFKETADVENSLVSNGCIIEGTVKNSILSRGAIIEKDVILEDCVILQDCHIKKGAHLKNVIVDKNNIIHENEKLSASKEYPLVIEKSMKWNTKQYQDLMDYIRNK; via the coding sequence ATGATAAGAAGTTATATGGCAATTATTTATTTAGGTGATAGCAAAGAAAATATAAGTCCTTTAACTAAGGCAAGAGCTTTGGCATCTATTCCTGTTGGAGGTTCATATAGAATTATAGACTTTGCTTTATCTAATGTTGTTAATGCAGGAATTAGAAATGTTGGTTTATTTTGTGGAAATGAAGAATTAAACTCTTTAACTGACCATATTGGTATGGGAGCAGAATGGGATTTAGCAAGAAAAAAAGATGGAATATTTATTTTTAAAAGAATGCTAGACGATAATTTTTCTTTAAATCAAGCAAGAATTAGTAAAAATATGGAATACTTTTTTAGAAGTACTCAACAAAATATTGTAGTTTTAAATGCACATATGGTTTATAATTTGGATGTAAGTGATTTAATTGAAAAACATGAAGCTTCTGGAAAAGAAATAACAATGGTTTATAAGAAAGTTAAAAAAGCTAATGAACATTTTAACCATTGTTCTTCAGTAAAAATTGATGAAAATAATCGTGTTATTGGAATAGGGCAAAATTTATTCTTTAAAGAAGAAGAAAATATTTCATTAGATGCTTTTGTTTTAAGTAAAGAACTAATGTTAAAATTATTAGTTGATAGTATACAAGAAGGAAAATATAATGTACTTTCAGAAATAATTGCAAGAAATTTACCTTCTTTAAATATAAATGCCTATGAATTTAAAGGATATCTACAATGTATAAATTCTACAAGAGAATATTTTGATTTTAATATGAATTTATTAAAATCAGAAATAAGAGATGATGTCTTTGGAGTAAAATCAGGTAGAAAAATTCTTACAAAAGTAAAAGATACACCACCTACTCTTTTTAAAGAAACAGCTGATGTAGAAAATTCACTAGTTTCTAATGGATGCATCATTGAAGGTACTGTTAAAAATAGTATACTTTCAAGAGGTGCTATCATAGAAAAAGATGTAATTTTAGAAGACTGTGTAATTTTACAAGATTGTCATATTAAAAAAGGTGCTCATTTAAAAAATGTTATTGTAGATAAAAATAATATTATTCATGAAAATGAAAAATTATCTGCTTCAAAAGAGTATCCGTTAGTTATAGAAAAGAGTATGAAATGGAATACAAAACAATATCAGGATTTAATGGATTATATTAGAAATAAATAA
- a CDS encoding glucose-1-phosphate adenylyltransferase produces MKKKRIIAMILAGGQGTRLKELTEDIAKPAVAFGGKYRIIDFTLTNCSNSGIDTVGVLTQYEPHILNNHIGRGSPWDLDRMDGGVTVLQPHTRKNDEKGWYKGTANAIYQNIKFIEEYDPEYVLILSGDHIYKMNYDKMLQFHIQKDADVTIGVFKVPLKDAPSFGIMNTKEDMSIYEFEEKPKEPKSDLASMGIYIFNWQLLKKYLDEDEKDPNSSNDFGKNIIPNMLNDGKKLFAYPFKGYWRDVGTIQSFWDAHMDLLSENNELDLFDKSWRVNTRQGIYTPSYFEKDSKVQNTLIDKGCLVEGEIKHSVIFSGVKIGKNSKIIDSVIMADTEIGDNVIIQKAIIANDVKIADNVIIGDGEKIAVVGEKKIITK; encoded by the coding sequence ATGAAGAAAAAAAGAATTATTGCTATGATATTAGCAGGAGGACAAGGGACTCGTCTAAAAGAATTAACTGAAGATATTGCAAAACCAGCTGTAGCTTTTGGGGGAAAGTACCGAATAATTGATTTTACTTTAACAAATTGCTCTAATTCTGGAATAGATACTGTTGGTGTATTGACACAATATGAACCGCATATATTGAATAATCATATTGGTAGAGGTTCTCCTTGGGATTTGGATAGAATGGATGGAGGAGTTACAGTATTACAACCTCATACAAGAAAAAATGATGAAAAAGGTTGGTATAAAGGAACAGCTAATGCTATTTATCAAAATATAAAATTTATAGAAGAATATGACCCTGAATATGTTTTAATTTTATCTGGAGATCATATCTATAAAATGAATTATGATAAGATGTTACAATTTCATATTCAAAAAGATGCAGATGTTACAATAGGTGTTTTTAAAGTTCCTTTAAAAGATGCACCAAGTTTTGGAATCATGAATACAAAAGAAGATATGTCTATATATGAATTTGAAGAAAAACCAAAAGAACCAAAAAGTGACTTAGCTTCAATGGGTATATATATATTTAATTGGCAATTGTTAAAAAAATATTTAGATGAAGATGAAAAAGATCCTAATTCAAGTAATGACTTTGGAAAAAATATAATTCCTAATATGTTAAATGATGGAAAAAAATTATTTGCTTATCCTTTTAAAGGTTATTGGAGAGATGTTGGAACTATTCAAAGTTTCTGGGATGCTCACATGGACTTACTATCAGAAAATAATGAACTTGATTTATTTGATAAATCTTGGAGAGTAAATACAAGACAAGGTATATATACACCTTCATACTTTGAAAAAGATTCTAAAGTACAAAATACTCTAATAGATAAAGGCTGTCTTGTAGAGGGAGAAATAAAACATTCTGTAATATTCTCTGGTGTAAAGATAGGTAAAAATTCAAAAATCATTGATTCTGTAATAATGGCAGATACTGAAATTGGAGATAATGTAATCATTCAAAAAGCTATAATAGCAAATGATGTAAAAATAGCAGATAATGTAATTATTGGTGATGGTGAAAAAATAGCTGTTGTAGGAGAAAAAAAGATTATAACAAAATAA
- a CDS encoding amino acid ABC transporter ATP-binding protein, giving the protein MINVENLSKNFRDLKVLKNISTTINKGEIISIIGPSGSGKSTFLRCINKLEEPTEGHIYIDGMDLMDKKTDINKIRERVGMVFQHFNLFPNMTVLENLTLSPIMVKKESKEEAEKYASYLLEKVGLSDKVNSYPTQLSGGQKQRIAIARALAMKPEVILFDEPTSALDPEMIKEVLDVMRDLAKEGMTMLIVTHEMGFARNVGNRILFMDNGEIIEDCSPKNFFENPTNERIKDFLNKVLNK; this is encoded by the coding sequence GTGATTAATGTTGAAAATTTATCTAAAAATTTTAGAGATTTAAAAGTTTTAAAAAATATTTCTACTACCATTAATAAAGGAGAAATTATTTCAATAATAGGACCATCTGGAAGTGGAAAATCAACATTTTTAAGATGTATTAATAAATTAGAAGAGCCAACAGAAGGACATATCTATATAGATGGTATGGATCTAATGGATAAAAAAACAGATATAAATAAAATTAGAGAGAGAGTTGGAATGGTGTTTCAACATTTTAATTTATTTCCTAATATGACAGTTTTAGAAAATCTTACTCTTTCTCCCATAATGGTAAAAAAAGAAAGTAAAGAAGAAGCAGAAAAATATGCTTCATATCTTCTTGAAAAAGTAGGTTTATCTGATAAAGTTAATTCTTATCCAACTCAATTATCTGGTGGACAAAAGCAAAGAATTGCTATTGCAAGAGCCTTAGCTATGAAACCAGAAGTAATATTATTTGATGAGCCAACATCAGCCTTAGATCCAGAAATGATAAAGGAAGTTCTTGATGTTATGAGAGATTTAGCAAAAGAAGGTATGACTATGCTTATAGTTACTCATGAAATGGGATTTGCTAGAAATGTTGGTAATAGAATTTTATTTATGGATAATGGAGAAATTATTGAAGATTGTTCACCAAAAAATTTCTTTGAAAATCCTACAAATGAAAGAATTAAAGATTTTTTAAATAAGGTTTTAAATAAATAA
- a CDS encoding basic amino acid ABC transporter substrate-binding protein: MKKFVKLMLISLLSVVISISVFAKNNVVYVGTNAEFAPFEYLDKNKIVGFDIDLLDAISKETGLEFKIQDMAFDGLLPALQTKKVDMVIAGMTATPERQKAVAFSKPYFKAKQVVITKGEDKSLKSFKDLSGKKVGVMLGFTGDTVVSEIKGVKVERFNAAYAAILALSQNKIDAVVLDSEPAKKYTANNKQFVIANIPAAEEDYAIAFRKNDKELINKVNTALDKIKANGEYDKILKKYFK, translated from the coding sequence ATGAAAAAATTTGTTAAATTAATGCTTATTTCTTTATTATCTGTTGTAATTTCTATTTCTGTATTTGCAAAAAATAATGTTGTTTATGTTGGAACAAATGCAGAATTTGCTCCATTTGAATATCTTGATAAAAATAAAATAGTTGGTTTTGATATTGATTTATTAGATGCTATCTCAAAGGAAACTGGCTTAGAGTTTAAGATTCAAGATATGGCTTTTGATGGTTTATTACCAGCTTTACAAACTAAAAAAGTTGATATGGTTATAGCTGGAATGACTGCAACACCTGAAAGACAAAAAGCAGTTGCTTTTTCAAAACCATATTTTAAAGCTAAACAAGTAGTAATAACAAAAGGTGAAGATAAATCTCTAAAATCATTTAAAGACTTATCTGGAAAAAAAGTTGGAGTTATGTTAGGTTTCACTGGAGATACTGTTGTTAGTGAAATTAAAGGTGTAAAAGTTGAAAGATTTAATGCTGCCTATGCTGCTATCTTAGCTTTATCTCAAAATAAAATAGATGCTGTTGTTCTTGATTCTGAACCTGCTAAAAAGTATACTGCTAACAATAAACAATTTGTTATAGCTAATATTCCTGCTGCTGAAGAAGATTATGCTATTGCATTTAGAAAAAATGACAAAGAATTAATTAATAAAGTTAATACTGCACTTGATAAAATAAAAGCTAATGGAGAATATGATAAAATATTAAAGAAATATTTTAAATAA
- a CDS encoding glycogen synthase — MKVLFATGEAFPFVKTGGLGDVSYSLPKALVQKEKVNVRVILPKYSKIPSELLKNTKHLGHKEIWVAHHNEYVGIEEVELEGVIYYLVDNERYFKRINVYGEFDDCERFLFFCKAVVETMDITGFKPDIIHCNDWQSALIPIYLKERGIYDVKTIFTIHNLRFQGFFFNNVIEDLLEIDRAKYFQEDGLKYYDMISFLKGGVVYSDYITTVSDSYAEEIKTPELGEGIHGLFQKYDYKLSGIVNGIDKSSYPLSKKSHKTLKADLQKKLGLNVDEKIPLVAIITRLDRQKGLDYIVEKFDEMMSLGIQFVLLGTGEKRYEHFFAYQEYLHKGQVCSYIGFNQQLSTEIYAGADIFLMPSVFEPCGLSQMIAMRYGCIPVVRETGGLKDTVKPYNEYTGEGDGFGFRQANADDMIKTLRYAIKMYHIPNVWQEIIKNAKKRDNSWDKPAKRYKELYQRLIEG; from the coding sequence ATGAAAGTTCTTTTTGCAACAGGAGAAGCTTTTCCATTTGTAAAAACAGGAGGCTTGGGAGATGTATCTTATTCTCTCCCAAAAGCCTTAGTACAAAAGGAAAAGGTTAATGTTAGAGTTATTTTACCTAAGTATAGTAAAATTCCAAGTGAATTATTAAAAAATACAAAACACTTAGGGCATAAAGAAATTTGGGTAGCTCATCATAATGAGTATGTTGGAATTGAAGAGGTTGAATTAGAAGGAGTTATTTACTATCTTGTAGATAATGAAAGATATTTTAAAAGAATTAATGTTTATGGAGAATTTGATGACTGTGAAAGATTTTTATTTTTCTGTAAAGCAGTTGTTGAAACTATGGATATTACAGGTTTTAAACCAGATATTATTCATTGTAATGATTGGCAATCAGCACTTATACCAATATATTTAAAGGAAAGAGGAATATATGATGTAAAAACTATTTTTACTATTCACAATCTTAGATTTCAAGGATTTTTCTTTAATAATGTAATAGAAGACTTATTGGAAATTGATAGAGCAAAATATTTTCAAGAAGATGGTTTAAAATACTATGATATGATTTCTTTCTTAAAGGGTGGAGTTGTCTACTCTGATTATATTACAACAGTAAGTGATAGTTATGCTGAGGAAATTAAAACTCCTGAACTTGGTGAAGGTATACATGGACTATTTCAAAAATATGACTATAAATTATCAGGTATAGTTAATGGAATTGATAAGTCTTCATATCCTTTATCTAAAAAATCTCATAAGACATTAAAAGCTGATTTACAAAAGAAATTAGGTTTAAATGTAGATGAAAAAATACCTTTAGTTGCTATTATAACTCGTTTAGATAGACAAAAAGGATTAGATTACATTGTTGAGAAATTTGATGAGATGATGAGCCTAGGAATACAATTTGTTCTTTTAGGAACAGGAGAAAAACGTTATGAACATTTCTTTGCTTATCAAGAATATCTTCATAAAGGGCAAGTATGTTCATATATTGGTTTTAATCAACAACTATCTACTGAAATATATGCAGGAGCAGATATATTTTTGATGCCATCAGTTTTTGAGCCTTGTGGACTTTCTCAAATGATAGCAATGAGATATGGTTGTATACCTGTTGTTAGAGAAACAGGAGGTTTAAAAGATACTGTAAAACCATATAATGAATATACAGGTGAAGGAGATGGCTTTGGTTTTAGACAAGCTAATGCTGATGATATGATAAAAACTTTAAGATATGCTATTAAAATGTATCATATACCTAATGTATGGCAAGAAATTATTAAAAATGCTAAGAAAAGAGATAACTCTTGGGATAAGCCTGCAAAGAGATACAAAGAATTATATCAAAGATTGATAGAAGGATAA
- a CDS encoding amino acid ABC transporter permease: MEYLEILKDTFLTDDRYMYIVNGVIFSIGITLFSAILGIILGLLLAIMKLSHWYPFKRIKALENFNPLSKIAYIYIDIIRGTPVVVQLMILANLIFVGALRDTPILVIGGIAFGLNSGAYVAEIIRAGIEGLDKGQMEAGRALGLSYSQTMRKIIVPQAIKNILPALVSEFITLLKETSIIGFIGGVDLLRSASIITSQTYRGVEPLLAVGIIYLILTSIFTAFMRKVERGLKVSD, translated from the coding sequence ATGGAATATTTAGAAATTTTGAAAGATACCTTTTTAACAGATGACAGATATATGTATATTGTTAATGGAGTTATCTTTTCAATAGGCATCACTTTATTTTCAGCAATACTTGGAATTATTCTTGGACTTTTATTAGCAATTATGAAATTATCTCATTGGTATCCATTTAAAAGGATAAAGGCACTAGAAAATTTTAATCCTTTATCTAAAATTGCATATATCTATATAGATATAATAAGAGGTACACCGGTAGTTGTGCAGCTTATGATACTTGCAAATTTAATATTTGTAGGTGCACTGAGAGATACACCTATTTTAGTTATTGGTGGAATTGCATTTGGACTTAACTCAGGAGCTTATGTTGCAGAAATTATAAGAGCTGGTATTGAAGGACTTGATAAAGGACAAATGGAAGCAGGAAGAGCTTTAGGACTTAGCTATTCACAAACAATGAGAAAAATTATTGTTCCACAAGCTATAAAAAATATTTTACCTGCCTTAGTTAGTGAATTTATAACTTTATTAAAAGAAACATCTATCATTGGTTTTATAGGTGGTGTTGATTTATTAAGATCTGCTAGTATAATAACTAGCCAAACATATAGAGGAGTTGAACCTTTACTTGCAGTTGGTATAATATATTTGATTTTAACATCAATTTTTACTGCATTTATGAGAAAAGTTGAAAGGGGGTTAAAAGTAAGTGATTAA